One window of Lacerta agilis isolate rLacAgi1 chromosome 14, rLacAgi1.pri, whole genome shotgun sequence genomic DNA carries:
- the LOC117059165 gene encoding insulin receptor substrate 1-like, with product MDPSATADAAFSDVHLCGYLRKQKSHRRRFFVLRRGSDRGPPRLEYYENEKKFRAGGLCSRPKRTYLLASALNVNKRADARHRHLVVLYGRDGTFGVAAEDAEQQQAWYTALVELHSKAQDLGRDPDAPRWPHPPFKEVWQVSLRPRGLGHTRNLAGVYLLCLTEKTIDFVRLNSDVAAVVLQLLSVRRCGHSENYFFMEVGRSAATGPGELWMQVEDLVVAQNMHETILEAMKALSDDFRVRAKSQPLASTPISVPPRRQHPGNPPAAQGTILWRPRPESTPCLPHVPGVPKASGPRKPSSLSDYSAVSSDEGGSSPGECRPAGTPDPLAYLLVGGELDYVTMGKRASPDSALLARWASAAEANKRASLPPVALEKEVPGLPRRKPPAFSASYPEGLNLRGSDPGYMAMLPGVSAEDRGYVPMAPGSASPSRERGGYMLMSPSGSSSPDGAARWAKSPAGGDYMDMSPASHSASSTPPERSPLPGGAPFFSLPRSFKHVPEAAPRPFDPRHLSGSSSTSSDSLEEAGGHPRALFACREAAPPSRSPGEYVGIEFGSWAAADYINMSAGPAPEGLAPGAVGDNYAEMAPGARLVRARTQGRRRHCSETFPEAERNGAGPRPGEAQVEPGLNYIDLDLANEAAPVLRLPAVPAPAGVIHSYASIDFHRSGELRGQETSSEEADS from the exons ATGGACCCCTCCGCGACCGCCGACGCCGCCTTCTCAGACGTCCACCTGTGCGGCTACCTGCGCAAGCAGAAGTCCCACCGGCGGCGCTTCTTCGTCCTGCGCCGCGGCAGCGACCGAGGCCCCCCTCGGCTGGAGTACTACGAGAACGAGAAGAAGTTCCGGGCGGGGGGCCTGTGCTCGCGCCCAAAGAGGACTTACCTGCTGGCCAGCGCCCTCAACGTCAACAAGCGGGCCGACGCCCGGCACAGGCACCTCGTCGTGCTCTACGGGCGAGACGGCACCTTTGGGGTGGCAGCCGAGGACGCCGAACAGCAGCAGGCGTGGTACACGGCGCTGGTGGAGCTGCACTCCAAGG CCCAAGATCTGGGCAGAGACCCTGATG ccccacgttgg CCGCACCCGCCCTTCAAGGAGGTCTGGCAGGTCAGCCTGCGCCCCCGGGGGCTGGGCCACACGCGCAACCTGGCCGGCGTCTACCTCCTCTGCCTCACGGAGAAGACCATCGACTTTGTCCGGCTGAACTCGGACGTGGCCGCCGTGGTCCTGCAGCTGCTCAGCGTCCGCCGCTGCGGCCACTCGGAGAACTACTTTTTCATGGAAGTCGGGCGCTCGGCCGCCACGGGGCCCGGCGAGCTGTGGATGCAGGTGGAGGACCTGGTGGTGGCGCAGAACATGCACGAGACCATCCTGGAGGCCATGAAGGCGCTGAGCGACGACTTCCGGGTGCGGGCCAAGAGCCAGCCGCTGGCCTCCACGCCCATCTCGGTGCCACCCCGGCGGCAGCACCCGGGAAACCCTCCGGCCGCCCAGGGCACCATCCTCTGGCGGCCGCGGCCGGAGagcaccccttgccttccccacGTGCCCGGGGTGCCGAAGGCGTCCGGGCCGCGGAAGCCGAGCTCCCTGAGCGACTACAGCGCCGTCTCGTCGGACGAAGGCGGCTCCAGCCCGGGCGAGTGCCGCCCTGCCGGGACGCCCGACCCCCTGGCCTACCTGCTGGTGGGAGGCGAGCTAGACTACGTCACCATGGGCAAGAGGGCATCCCCGGACAGCGCCTTGCTGGCACGGTGGGCGTCCGCGGCGGAGGCCAACAAGCGGGCCTCTCTGCCCCCGGTGGCGCTGGAGAAGGAGGTCCCCGGTCTGCCGCGGAGGAAGCCGCCCGCCTTCTCCGCCAGCTACCCGGAAGGCCTCAACCTCCGCGGCTCCGACCCCGGCTAcatggccatgctgcctggcgTGTCCGCGGAGGACCGCGGCTACGTCCCCATGGCGCCTGGCAGCGCCTCGCCATCTCGGGAGCGCGGAGGGTACATGCTGATGTCCCCCAGCGGCAGCAGCTCCCCGGACGGGGCGGCCCGGTGGGCCAAATCCCCCGCCGGCGGAGACTACATGGACATGTCTCCTGCTAGCCACTCGGCCTCCAGCACCCCGCCGGAGCGCAGCCCCTTGCCCGGAGGCGCCCCTTTCTTCTCCCTGCCCCGCTCCTTCAAGCACGTCCCGGAGGCCGCGCCGCGCCCTTTCGACCCCCGGCACCTCTCCGGTTCCTCCTCCACCAGCTCCGACAGCCTGGAGGAGGCGGGCGGGCACCCGCGGGCCCTCTTTGCGTGCCGGGAAGCGGCCCCGCCGTCCCGCAGCCCTGGCGAGTACGTCGGCATCGAGTTCGGGTCGTGGGCGGCCGCAGACTACATCAACATGTCGGCCGGGCCCGCACCGGAGGGACTCGCCCCGGGGGCAGTGGGCGACAACTACGCCGAGATGGCGCCCGGGGCCCGGCTGGTACGTGCCCGCAcgcaagggaggaggaggcactGCTCGGAGACGTTCCCCGAGGCGGAGAGGAATGGGGCAGGGCCCCGGCCCGGAGAGGCGCAGGTCGAGCCGGGCCTGAATTACATCGACTTGGACCTGGCGAATGAGGCGGCGCCTGTCCTGCGTCTGCCAGCGGTGCCCGCCCCGGCTGGGGTGATCCACAGCTATGCCAGCATCGACTTCCACCGCTCTGGGGAGCTCCGGGGGCAGGAGACGAGCTCAGAGGAGGCAG
- the LOC117058677 gene encoding rhomboid-related protein 4-like isoform X1, producing MVPWATLALVGMNLALFWHPLHAPGAACLSVRTVWDRGQWQRLFLAPFHHLGPAHLLMNMATLLWLGHGVEQEVGSLRTGVLLLALALVGGLFHLALNTLLAALTGNLWYREHCAVGFSAAGVLFSLEAMGRQVESVPVATMSSGFTVTTRWLCVLECLLLAILYPRSSLTGHVSGILAGLALSVVPLN from the exons ATGGTGCCCTGGGCCACCCTGGCCCTGGTGGGCATGAACCTCGCGCTCTTCTGGCACCCCCTGCATGCCCCCGGGGCTGCCTGCCTGAGCGTGAGGACGGTGTGGGACCGGGGCCAGTGGCAGAGGCTCTTCCTGGCCCCCTTCCACCACCTGGGCCCCGCCCACCTCCTCATGAACATGGCCACGCTCCTGTGGCTGGGCCACGGGGTGGAGCAGGAGgtgggcagcctgcggacgggggTCCTGCTCCTGGCCTTGGCCCTCGTTGGGGGGCTTTTCCACCTGGCCCTTAACACCCTCCTGGCCGCACTGACGGGGAACCTGTGGTACAGGGAACACTGCGCCGTCGGATTCTCAG CTGCAGGGGTCCTCTTCTCCCTGGAAGCCATGGGCAGGCAAGTGGAATCCGTCCCTGTGGCGACGATGTCCAGCGGGTTCACGGTCACAACCAGGTGGCTCTGCGTCCTGGAATGCCTCCTCCTCGCCATCCTTTATCCCAG GAGTTCTCTCACCGGCCACGTCTCTGGGATACTGGCTGGGTTGGCGCTCTCCGTCGTCCCTTTGAACTAG
- the LOC117058677 gene encoding rhomboid-related protein 4-like isoform X2 — translation MVPWATLALVGMNLALFWHPLHAPGAACLSVRTVWDRGQWQRLFLAPFHHLGPAHLLMNMATLLWLGHGVEQEVGSLRTGVLLLALALVGGLFHLALNTLLAALTGNLWYREHCAVGFSGVLFSLEAMGRQVESVPVATMSSGFTVTTRWLCVLECLLLAILYPRSSLTGHVSGILAGLALSVVPLN, via the exons ATGGTGCCCTGGGCCACCCTGGCCCTGGTGGGCATGAACCTCGCGCTCTTCTGGCACCCCCTGCATGCCCCCGGGGCTGCCTGCCTGAGCGTGAGGACGGTGTGGGACCGGGGCCAGTGGCAGAGGCTCTTCCTGGCCCCCTTCCACCACCTGGGCCCCGCCCACCTCCTCATGAACATGGCCACGCTCCTGTGGCTGGGCCACGGGGTGGAGCAGGAGgtgggcagcctgcggacgggggTCCTGCTCCTGGCCTTGGCCCTCGTTGGGGGGCTTTTCCACCTGGCCCTTAACACCCTCCTGGCCGCACTGACGGGGAACCTGTGGTACAGGGAACACTGCGCCGTCGGATTCTCAG GGGTCCTCTTCTCCCTGGAAGCCATGGGCAGGCAAGTGGAATCCGTCCCTGTGGCGACGATGTCCAGCGGGTTCACGGTCACAACCAGGTGGCTCTGCGTCCTGGAATGCCTCCTCCTCGCCATCCTTTATCCCAG GAGTTCTCTCACCGGCCACGTCTCTGGGATACTGGCTGGGTTGGCGCTCTCCGTCGTCCCTTTGAACTAG